The following are from one region of the Amycolatopsis lurida genome:
- a CDS encoding pentapeptide repeat-containing protein has protein sequence MWLTLVVSVAAGTTITALLWGDTPTNHRDAFDIGWKSSAAVLAILAAFVTVERLRLSQREHHRQLDNDEATHINTLSSQASEQLGSDKAAVRIGGLTDLERLAEQYPDLRQTVVDRICAYLRAPYQPPPNLAAVTFDAEPESRGAPATQAGPRLSGPSDDEIAARRLELDVRRTAQQILHRHLRNESRPENSLHNFWDGISLDLRDAALIEIDFSNCRMASADFRGAKFYGRAKFLDVSFDGDAEFDGATFTRSAHFNKATFAANASFDNVAFNVATWFTKATFSRNATFDIASFDGIARFNQATFASVAWFENATFVEEVAFIGATFTKGVMFDESTFAKDAIFSNAIFAREAHFQSATFEGRAIFDAVEHDANFEFHHARVTKPGQWHSWPAGWRMEDSSDAAGNVASLVRINSSQDDVPGSRSGDEPEIQV, from the coding sequence GTGTGGTTGACCCTGGTTGTAAGCGTTGCGGCGGGTACCACGATCACCGCTCTGCTGTGGGGCGACACGCCGACCAACCATCGCGACGCGTTCGACATCGGATGGAAAAGCTCCGCAGCCGTGCTCGCGATCCTCGCCGCCTTCGTCACAGTCGAACGTCTACGCCTGAGCCAGCGGGAACATCACCGGCAACTTGACAACGACGAAGCCACGCACATCAACACACTGTCTTCGCAAGCCAGTGAGCAACTCGGCAGCGACAAAGCCGCCGTGCGCATCGGTGGACTTACCGATCTGGAGCGACTCGCCGAGCAATACCCCGACCTGCGGCAGACCGTGGTCGACAGGATTTGCGCGTACCTCCGCGCTCCCTACCAGCCTCCACCCAATTTAGCCGCTGTCACATTCGACGCCGAACCCGAGTCGAGGGGCGCCCCTGCCACCCAAGCGGGACCGAGATTGTCGGGACCGTCCGATGACGAGATAGCAGCCCGCCGACTCGAACTGGACGTGCGTCGAACTGCGCAGCAAATCTTACACCGACACCTAAGAAATGAATCACGACCAGAAAATTCACTCCACAATTTTTGGGATGGAATTAGCCTTGACCTTCGGGACGCCGCCCTCATCGAAATCGACTTCTCGAATTGTCGAATGGCATCCGCAGACTTCCGAGGGGCTAAGTTCTACGGTCGAGCTAAGTTTCTTGATGTTTCCTTCGACGGGGACGCTGAATTCGATGGGGCGACATTTACCAGGAGTGCTCATTTCAACAAGGCTACATTCGCAGCGAATGCTTCCTTTGACAATGTAGCGTTCAATGTGGCCACCTGGTTCACCAAGGCGACGTTCAGTAGGAATGCAACATTCGACATAGCGTCGTTCGATGGAATTGCGCGATTCAACCAGGCGACATTCGCCTCCGTCGCCTGGTTCGAAAACGCGACGTTTGTCGAAGAGGTGGCGTTTATTGGAGCGACGTTCACGAAGGGCGTCATGTTCGACGAGTCGACATTCGCTAAGGATGCCATCTTTAGCAACGCGATATTCGCCAGGGAAGCCCACTTTCAGAGTGCAACTTTCGAGGGGCGTGCCATATTTGACGCGGTGGAACATGACGCTAATTTTGAGTTTCATCACGCACGTGTCACCAAGCCGGGCCAATGGCATTCATGGCCTGCCGGTTGGCGGATGGAAGATTCTTCAGATGCGGCCGGTAATGTGGCATCGCTGGTTCGGATTAATTCGTCGCAGGACGATGTGCCCGGCTCACGATCCGGAGATGAGCCTGAGATCCAGGTGTAG
- a CDS encoding SU10 major capsid protein, producing MPGVAAIANTYNAPNFVGELFALTPTDTPFLSAIGGLTGGKRANAVVHTWQVYDLRAPDANRQRAEGADAPSPDTRVRGTERNVLEIHQETIGVTYTRQATQQMFAATGSAHPNAASIGGTNPVVNEMDWQTRQALIQIGRDVEAGFITGTFQEPTDNSKVRKTRGILEATKTNVITNATPAPLTEAMVLDLLQKVWTSGGIQVSETATLMCGAWQKRQLTNEFITKKNYREQTRNVAGVSVTTIETDFGTLNVMLNRYMPADAVEVVSLDQCAPVLLETPGKGFLFSEPLAKTGSVDKAQIYGEIGLEYGPENAHGKITGLTVAGA from the coding sequence ATGCCTGGTGTGGCCGCGATCGCCAACACCTACAACGCACCGAACTTCGTGGGCGAACTGTTCGCCCTCACTCCGACCGACACGCCGTTTCTGTCCGCCATCGGTGGCCTGACCGGCGGCAAGCGCGCCAACGCCGTCGTGCACACCTGGCAGGTCTACGACCTGCGCGCCCCCGACGCCAACCGGCAGCGGGCCGAAGGCGCGGACGCGCCCAGTCCGGACACCCGCGTCCGGGGCACCGAGCGCAACGTCCTGGAGATCCACCAGGAAACCATCGGCGTCACCTACACCCGACAGGCCACGCAGCAGATGTTCGCCGCCACCGGTTCGGCCCACCCGAACGCCGCGTCGATCGGCGGCACCAACCCGGTCGTGAACGAAATGGACTGGCAGACCCGTCAGGCGCTGATCCAGATCGGGCGCGACGTGGAAGCCGGGTTCATCACCGGCACGTTCCAGGAGCCCACCGATAACTCCAAGGTCCGCAAGACGCGCGGGATCCTGGAGGCGACCAAGACGAACGTGATCACCAACGCCACCCCCGCACCGCTGACGGAAGCGATGGTGCTGGACCTGCTGCAAAAGGTCTGGACGAGCGGCGGTATTCAGGTGTCGGAGACCGCGACCCTGATGTGCGGGGCGTGGCAGAAACGGCAGCTGACGAACGAGTTCATCACGAAGAAGAACTACCGCGAGCAGACCCGCAACGTCGCCGGAGTCTCGGTGACGACCATCGAAACCGACTTCGGCACGCTGAACGTGATGCTCAACCGCTACATGCCCGCCGATGCCGTCGAAGTGGTGTCCCTGGACCAGTGCGCGCCGGTGCTGCTCGAGACGCCCGGCAAGGGCTTCCTGTTCTCCGAACCCCTGGCCAAGACCGGCTCGGTGGACAAGGCCCAGATCTACGGGGAGATCGGGCTGGAATATGGGCCGGAGAACGCCCACGGCAAGATCACCGGCCTCACCGTGGCGGGTGCCTGA